A stretch of the Methylobacterium oryzae genome encodes the following:
- a CDS encoding ImmA/IrrE family metallo-endopeptidase, translating into MAIKSRLARRAVAEGTAALVLRDLNISSLRVDPKDIAAQKDIVVQPKPDLHDGVSGMLVMVRDVFGIMYATKIKNVGFQNFSIAHELGHYFIDGHCDALLTAGVHSSRAGFASADPYEQEADFFAAALLMPEGPFRRELNKHPAGLYVIKHLSDACETSLSATGIRYSSLTRDAVAVIASTGPAIDYCFLSDGMKEAKGLSWLRKGSPVPSGSATFTFNADADNIRLGREETGEGLLNDWMGGERRYAIREQVIGLGEYGRTLTVLSCDQLGEVDDPDSDESDEDLIESWTPKFRR; encoded by the coding sequence ATGGCTATCAAATCTCGACTGGCCAGGCGCGCAGTAGCAGAGGGTACTGCAGCTCTCGTTCTTCGGGATTTGAATATCTCGAGCCTTAGGGTCGACCCGAAAGATATTGCCGCTCAGAAAGATATCGTCGTCCAGCCAAAACCTGACTTACATGATGGCGTGTCCGGTATGCTGGTCATGGTGCGTGATGTTTTCGGCATCATGTATGCAACAAAGATCAAAAATGTCGGTTTTCAAAATTTTAGCATTGCCCACGAATTAGGACACTACTTTATCGATGGGCATTGCGATGCCCTGTTAACAGCGGGAGTGCACTCGTCGCGCGCAGGCTTTGCTTCGGCTGACCCATATGAGCAAGAAGCGGATTTCTTTGCGGCTGCTCTGCTCATGCCGGAGGGTCCATTTCGACGTGAGCTCAACAAGCACCCTGCTGGGCTGTACGTCATCAAGCACCTTTCGGACGCCTGTGAGACATCGCTGTCCGCTACAGGTATCCGCTACTCCAGCCTGACGCGTGATGCTGTTGCCGTCATTGCTAGCACCGGCCCTGCTATCGACTATTGTTTCCTGTCGGATGGCATGAAGGAAGCTAAGGGTCTGAGCTGGCTCCGAAAGGGTTCGCCAGTTCCCTCGGGATCCGCCACCTTCACCTTCAATGCTGACGCTGACAACATTCGTCTGGGCAGGGAGGAGACTGGAGAGGGCCTACTTAACGACTGGATGGGTGGCGAGCGTCGTTATGCGATCCGGGAACAGGTCATTGGTTTGGGTGAATACGGGCGAACCTTGACCGTGTTGTCCTGTGACCAGCTGGGCGAAGTCGACGATCCTGATAGCGATGAAAGTGACGAGGACCTGATCGAGAGCTGGACTCCCAAGTTTCGCAGATAG
- a CDS encoding TetR/AcrR family transcriptional regulator, translated as MSTSTRPVPDRRTRKRQATRQAISDAATRLFMEQGFDRVTVDQIAEAADVGRMTVFNHFPRKEDMFFDREGEIRETMAAAIGERASGTSPIAALRLLAHRLIAERNPLIPLSEETLRFVATALASEALKARVRQLCSEFTQDLAAMLAVSAGRYTDDPDGHLAAGLMVATWCVAFAEGHKIAAQPGETDAAEATFLQLIDKGSKAVEAALAGTPYVEGVL; from the coding sequence ATGAGCACGTCGACAAGACCTGTGCCGGACAGGCGGACCCGGAAGCGTCAGGCGACACGCCAGGCCATTTCTGATGCGGCCACGCGTCTGTTCATGGAGCAGGGGTTCGATCGGGTGACGGTCGACCAAATCGCCGAGGCGGCCGATGTCGGACGCATGACCGTGTTCAACCATTTCCCCCGTAAGGAGGACATGTTCTTCGATCGCGAGGGCGAGATCCGCGAAACCATGGCGGCAGCGATCGGCGAACGGGCGTCAGGAACCAGCCCGATCGCGGCGCTTCGACTGCTCGCGCACCGTTTGATCGCGGAGCGGAACCCGCTCATCCCCTTGTCGGAAGAGACCTTGCGCTTCGTCGCGACTGCATTGGCCAGTGAGGCGTTGAAGGCGCGCGTGCGTCAGCTGTGCAGCGAGTTCACGCAAGACCTCGCGGCGATGCTGGCGGTGTCAGCAGGTCGATACACGGACGATCCCGACGGGCATCTGGCAGCAGGCCTGATGGTAGCGACCTGGTGCGTGGCATTCGCCGAGGGTCATAAGATCGCTGCCCAGCCTGGAGAGACGGATGCAGCCGAGGCGACCTTCCTGCAGTTGATCGATAAGGGGTCCAAGGCGGTCGAAGCGGCTCTAGCTGGAACGCCCTATGTGGAGGGGGTTCTGTAA
- a CDS encoding FAD-dependent monooxygenase: MAPSTTIAGASSGAPRTALVSGASFAGLATAYWLHRLGYGVTMIEAAPGLRRGGTPVDIEGETIGILTRMGLMDAVLAKALPPRAFEFKDADNTTLGAVGPGPDEEAQMGPRYEIHRDDLLDILSGAIEGKVELLFERSIAQLDQNAEAVSATFNDGSRRDFALVFGCDGNRSNTRKLVFGDGDQYTYFMGGYFYLKVVPETGLLPANKSEVFSVPGRTAMLNGYSDRTDIGFGFRTAGQIEYDYRDKAQQRRLVHDHFDQLGWKVPDMLACMGEGNDFYFDRVTQIRMPTWSQGRVALVGDAGYCPSPLAGLGGSMAIIGAGRLAEALERHPDDYGSAFRDYEHELRPFVEQVQERAATEGLQMMFPADEAEFAERDRKLATGDLGF; encoded by the coding sequence ATGGCGCCGTCAACCACGATAGCAGGGGCGTCGTCAGGCGCTCCTCGGACCGCTCTCGTCAGCGGGGCGAGTTTCGCCGGGCTCGCCACGGCCTACTGGCTGCATCGGCTAGGATACGGCGTCACGATGATCGAGGCCGCACCAGGGTTGCGGCGTGGCGGCACGCCCGTCGACATCGAGGGCGAAACCATCGGCATCCTGACGCGCATGGGCTTGATGGACGCCGTCCTGGCGAAGGCGCTGCCCCCTCGGGCCTTCGAGTTCAAGGATGCGGACAACACGACGCTCGGCGCTGTCGGCCCTGGCCCGGACGAAGAGGCCCAGATGGGGCCTAGGTATGAAATTCACCGCGACGACCTGCTCGACATCCTTTCCGGCGCGATCGAAGGCAAGGTGGAGCTTCTGTTCGAACGCTCGATCGCACAGCTCGACCAGAATGCCGAGGCTGTCTCCGCGACGTTCAACGATGGCAGCCGTCGTGATTTTGCGCTCGTCTTCGGCTGCGACGGCAATCGGTCGAACACGCGCAAGCTCGTGTTCGGCGATGGCGACCAGTACACCTATTTCATGGGCGGCTATTTCTACCTCAAAGTGGTGCCGGAGACCGGGCTCCTCCCGGCCAACAAATCGGAAGTCTTCAGCGTCCCCGGCCGTACGGCCATGCTCAACGGATATAGCGACCGCACCGACATAGGCTTCGGTTTCCGCACGGCCGGCCAGATCGAGTACGACTATCGCGACAAGGCACAACAGCGCCGCCTGGTCCACGATCATTTCGATCAACTGGGCTGGAAAGTGCCGGACATGCTGGCGTGCATGGGCGAGGGCAACGACTTCTATTTCGATCGCGTGACGCAGATCCGGATGCCGACCTGGTCACAGGGACGCGTCGCTCTCGTCGGCGACGCCGGCTACTGCCCTTCCCCGCTCGCAGGCCTGGGCGGGTCGATGGCCATCATCGGCGCCGGCAGGCTGGCTGAGGCTCTCGAACGCCATCCTGACGACTATGGCAGCGCCTTTCGTGACTACGAGCATGAGCTGCGCCCGTTCGTCGAGCAGGTGCAGGAGCGGGCCGCGACCGAAGGCCTGCAGATGATGTTTCCGGCCGACGAGGCGGAGTTCGCCGAGCGCGATCGGAAGCTGGCGACGGGCGATCTTGGCTTCTGA
- a CDS encoding type II toxin-antitoxin system RelE/ParE family toxin — protein MIFRTSPQADEDIADAYVAGALRFGAAQADRYQDGLFAVFQMLADNPLIARERRELIPPMRLHPYQAHMIVYVEEGAGVLIVRVLHGRQDWESALA, from the coding sequence ATGATTTTCCGCACCTCACCGCAGGCGGACGAGGACATTGCCGACGCCTATGTGGCGGGCGCGCTCCGCTTCGGCGCAGCGCAGGCCGATCGCTATCAGGACGGGCTGTTTGCGGTCTTTCAGATGCTGGCCGACAATCCCCTGATCGCGCGCGAGCGCCGCGAGCTGATCCCGCCTATGCGCCTGCATCCCTACCAGGCCCATATGATCGTCTATGTCGAGGAGGGGGCAGGCGTCCTGATCGTCCGCGTCCTGCACGGCCGGCAGGATTGGGAAAGCGCCCTCGCGTGA
- a CDS encoding type II toxin-antitoxin system ParD family antitoxin, producing the protein MATMNVSLPDPMKDWVEAQAGTGRYANASDYVRDLIRRDQDRLNKIAELQRLVDEGLASGISSRTPDEIRQLGRDRLAAIQAK; encoded by the coding sequence ATGGCGACCATGAACGTATCGCTCCCCGACCCGATGAAGGATTGGGTTGAGGCCCAGGCCGGAACCGGCCGCTACGCGAACGCGAGCGACTATGTGCGCGATCTGATCCGCCGCGACCAAGACAGGCTCAACAAGATCGCCGAGCTGCAACGCCTGGTCGATGAGGGGCTGGCGAGCGGCATCAGCTCCCGCACCCCCGACGAAATCCGCCAGCTCGGCCGCGATCGGCTGGCGGCCATTCAGGCCAAATGA
- a CDS encoding CHAP domain-containing protein has protein sequence MLSRRALTFGIPLFGATVIGQKVYAQPSGQTIGVEAEFDQLPLPPLSTLDDPEVYGYRKPNAEQMAKAKKILDSTPKGATPFAIAKSFIDRYSQSDPEAISQWPAPAAWNPVVKEFFSATSLRAQNDMINWCAAFANWCIERNNKKGTDSASSQSFVNSGKFLKTNTPAQGDLVVFTCYDKQSGKTLGLGHVAFFESSLGNDQIMVVGGNQSADGHSSIISERRFSTKPFDSHRHVGEEYVPCTFALNSFLKVA, from the coding sequence ATGCTCTCACGCCGCGCTCTCACGTTTGGCATTCCTTTATTTGGTGCGACCGTTATCGGTCAGAAGGTTTATGCTCAGCCATCAGGCCAAACTATTGGCGTCGAGGCGGAATTTGATCAGTTGCCATTGCCGCCGCTGTCAACATTAGACGATCCAGAAGTGTATGGGTATCGAAAACCTAACGCCGAACAGATGGCAAAAGCCAAAAAGATACTGGACTCTACTCCAAAGGGTGCAACCCCTTTTGCGATAGCTAAAAGCTTTATAGATCGATACTCGCAGTCTGATCCCGAAGCCATCTCGCAGTGGCCTGCGCCTGCAGCTTGGAACCCTGTTGTAAAAGAGTTCTTCAGTGCTACAAGTCTTCGAGCACAGAATGACATGATCAACTGGTGTGCGGCTTTTGCGAATTGGTGCATCGAAAGAAATAACAAGAAAGGAACGGATAGCGCATCTTCACAATCATTTGTCAATTCGGGAAAATTTCTTAAAACAAATACACCAGCTCAAGGTGATTTAGTAGTATTTACTTGTTATGACAAGCAATCTGGAAAAACCTTAGGCTTAGGCCACGTCGCTTTTTTTGAGAGCAGTCTTGGCAATGATCAAATTATGGTCGTTGGCGGAAATCAATCTGCGGATGGGCACTCAAGCATCATTTCCGAAAGGCGATTTAGTACGAAACCCTTCGACTCACATCGACATGTCGGAGAAGAATATGTCCCTTGCACGTTTGCATTGAATTCCTTTCTCAAAGTCGCCTGA